In the genome of Alphaproteobacteria bacterium, one region contains:
- a CDS encoding helix-turn-helix domain-containing protein, producing the protein MLDKWTHETVAEHFEEAIRTLKRLPPVRVQGYFNAWPNMVYSPNEIMMQEPMPMRLRATPDAISRLDMTFEWMPWITVEERKLIWQRAARVRWKTICWELGCDRTTAWRKWVLACTKIATRLNAQRG; encoded by the coding sequence ATGTTAGACAAATGGACACATGAAACAGTGGCAGAACATTTTGAAGAAGCGATCCGTACATTGAAGCGCTTACCCCCTGTAAGAGTGCAGGGCTATTTTAATGCATGGCCTAACATGGTGTATTCACCCAATGAGATCATGATGCAAGAACCAATGCCAATGCGCTTACGGGCAACACCGGATGCGATATCACGTCTTGATATGACATTTGAATGGATGCCATGGATTACCGTTGAAGAGCGTAAGCTAATTTGGCAACGTGCAGCGCGTGTACGTTGGAAGACAATCTGTTGGGAGCTTGGGTGTGATCGTACCACTGCATGGCGTAAGTGGGTGCTCGCTTGCACCAAGATTGCGACACGGTTAAATGCACAACGTGGATAA